A genome region from Phoenix dactylifera cultivar Barhee BC4 chromosome 18, palm_55x_up_171113_PBpolish2nd_filt_p, whole genome shotgun sequence includes the following:
- the LOC103698744 gene encoding dnaJ homolog subfamily C member 28-like, with translation MAGALVAPPARRLVGFLPHLRPGLRPIWSSSWIDDDPVFPTSSASSTGAASSSRARQKKLSHRLSSVVDAVNDRKLPPELRGGANAVRSETDIINVVERRIWHSMEEGHFENLPGKGKPLDLSANPHADPAEDTLYRILSRNGCAPEWVELNKEIRSSIAEWRSALKKAWAKRSNDEDSGWLEDSEALKAQMRGINDKVLRYNLIVPFGRQMFGLKWEKEMDKLE, from the exons ATGGCCGGAGCGCTCGTAGCTCCTCCGGCACGGCGGCTCGTCGGCTTCCTCCCCCACCTTAGACCCGGTCTCCGGCCCATCTGGTCGTCCTCCTGGATCGACGACGACCCCGTCTTTCCCACCAGCTCAGCCTCCTCCACCGGCGCCGCCTCTTCTTCCCGTGCCCGCCAGAAGAAGCTCTCCCACCGCCTCTCGTCGGTAGTCGACGCCGTCAATGATCGGAAGCTTCCCCCCGAGCTCCGCGGCGGGGCCAACGCCGTCAG GTCAGAAACAGACATAATTAATGTTGTGGAACGAAGAATATGGCACTCCATGGAAGAAGGCCACTTTGAAAATCTGCCAGGAAAGGGGAAACCTCTCGACCTTAGTGCAAACCCTCATGCAGATCCTGCAGAAGACACCTTGTATAGGATCCTTTCTAGAAATGGTTGTGCGCCTGAGTGGGTTGAATTAAACAAGGAAATTCGTTCGAGCATTGCAGAGTGGAGGTCAGCCTTGAAGAAAGCTTGGGCCAAAAGATCCAATGATGAAGATTCTGGATGGCTTGAGGATTCTGAGGCTCTCAAGGCACAGATGCGCGGCATCAATGATAAG GTCTTGCGTTACAATCTCATAGTACCCTTTGGCCGTCAAATGTTTGGACTTAAATGGGAGAAAGAAATGGATAAGTTGGAGTAG
- the LOC103698750 gene encoding ACT domain-containing protein ACR10-like isoform X2, which translates to MSTDGKWCYILFWVVERGKKATRWGLLKKRLLGACPVASSLLGMDSYYYGQLETEHQSQVFLLKFSCYDRLGLLHDVTQVLCELELTIRRVKVSTTPDGKVMDLFFITDTRELLHTKSRRDETCAQLKAVLGDFMTSCDIEVASSEVAACLLASSSLPYSVMEEMFNLELPDEPSTGSFPTSNNPSVIMDNTLSPAHTLIQLYCHDHKSLLYDIMRALKDYNIQISYGRFYASHNENCEIDLFVTQIDGKKIVDPNKQKALCDRLTMELSRPLRVMVVNRGPDTELLVANPVELSGKGRPLVFYDITLALKMLGTCIFLAEIGRHVAADREWEVYRIHLGDDLELTASRNKIVEGVTKMLMGWD; encoded by the exons ATGAGCACAGATGGGAAGTGGTGCTACATACTGTTCTGGGTGGTGGAGAGGGGAAAGAAGGCGACGAGGTGGGGGCTGCTGAAGAAAAGGCTGTTGGGGGCCTGCCCAGTGGCGTCGTCGCTGTTGGGGATGGATAGCTACTACTATGGGCAGCTGGAAACAGAGCATCAGTCTCAAGTTTTTCTTCTCAAGTTCTCGTGCTACGATCGATTGGGCCTCTTGCATG ATGTGACGCAGGTACTGTGTGAGCTGGAGCTCACAATCAGGAGGGTTAAGGTATCCACCACTCCAGACGGGAAAGTTATGGATCTCTTCTTTATCACTGACACGAG AGAACTTCTTCATACAAAGAGCAGAAGGGATGAGACGTGTGCTCAATTGAAAGCTGTTTTAGGGGATTTTATGACTAGTTGCGACATTGAAGTGGCTAGTTCAGAGGTTGCTGCATGTTTGCTGGCTTCATCTtctctaccctattcagtcatGGAGGAGATGTTCAACCTAGAGCTTCCAGATGAACCATCCACAGGATCTTTTCCAACATCTAACAATCCTTCAGTCATAATGGATAACACTCTCAGCCCTGCTCATACACTTATTCAACTTTATTGTCATGACCACAAGAGCCTCCTTTATGACATCATGCGAGCTCTGAAGGATTACAACATCCAG ATTTCCTATGGGCGATTCTATGCATCTCATAATGAAAACTGCGAAATAGATTTGTTTGTGACGCAAATAGATGGAAAGAAAATTGTTGACCCAAATAAGCAGAAGGCATTGTGTGATCGCCTGACAATGGAGTTGTCTCGTCCACTCCGTGTGATGGTGGTGAACCGTGGACCTGACACAGAGCTTTTGGTTGCAAATCCAGTTGAATTATCTGGCAAGGGTCGCCCTCTTGTTTTCTATGATATCACCCTTGCCCTCAAAATGCTCGGCACATGCATCTTTTTG GCTGAGATTGGGAGGCATGTTGCTGCTGATAGGGAATGGGAGGTTTACAGAATCCACCTTGGTGATGATCTTGAGCTTACAGCATCAAGGAACAAGATTGTGGAGGGAGTCACAAAGATGTTAATGGGTTGGGACTGA
- the LOC103698764 gene encoding probable xyloglucan endotransglucosylase/hydrolase protein 32, whose product MALLLPSLLLLLLHWSNAQPSPGYYPSHGLSPLRFYHGFNNLWGPEHQYVSGDQSSVTIWLDRNSGSGFKSNRPFRSGYFSASIKLQAGYTAGVITAFYLSNNEAHPRFHDEVDVEFLGTTPGEPYTLQTNVYIRGSGDGRIIGREMKFHLWFDPTAGFHNYAILWSPREIIFYVDDVPIRRYPRKSAHIFPLRAMWLYGSIWDASSWATDDGKYKADYRYQPFVARFTRFVAHGCSAYASPSCRPVRSSPFGVGLSSQQSMAMRWVQKHYMIYNYCLDPKRDHSLTPECWN is encoded by the exons ATGGCTCTCCTTCTCCCATCACTTCTTCTCCTCTTGCTACATTGGAGCAATGCTCAGCCCTCCCCTGGATACTATCCAAGCCACGGGTTGAGCCCCCTGAGGTTTTATCATGGGTTTAACAACCTTTGGGGTCCTGAGCATCAGTACGTCTCCGGAGACCAGTCCTCAGTGACAATATGGCTTGATAGGAACTCGG GAAGTGGATTTAAGTCCAATCGCCCATTTCGTAGTGGATATTTTAGTGCTTCAATCAAGCTCCAGGCTGGCTACACTGCAGGAGTCATCACTGCCTTCTAT CTTTCGAACAATGAAGCACACCCCAGGTTCCATGATGAGGTCGATGTCGAGTTCCTAGGGACGACACCAGGGGAGCCATACACCCTGCAGACTAATGTGTACATCAGAGGGAGCGGAGATGGAAGGATCATCGGTAGGGAGATGAAGTTTCATCTGTGGTTCGACCCAACCGCTGGATTTCACAACTATGCCATACTCTGGAGTCCTAGAGAGATCAT ATTCTATGTAGACGATGTACCAATACGCCGATATCCGAGAAAGAGTGCGCACATATTTCCTCTCCGGGCGATGTGGCTGTATGGCTCCATCTGGGACGCATCGTCATGGGCAACTGATGACGGCAAATACAAAGCCGACTACCGCTATCAGCCATTCGTCGCGAGGTTCACGAGGTTCGTCGCCCATGGGTGCTCCGCCTACGCCTCGCCCAGCTGCCGCCCAGTGCGCTCCTCGCCATTCGGCGTCGGGCTCAGCTCCCAGCAGTCCATGGCCATGCGCTGGGTCCAGAAGCATTACATGATCTACAACTACTGCCTGGATCCCAAGAGGGACCATTCCTTGACGCCTGAGTGCTGGAACTGA
- the LOC103698750 gene encoding ACT domain-containing protein ACR10-like isoform X1 — MGLPSDEVVVIRQPERPGEPSVITISCPDKTGLGCDLCRVILLFGLNVVRGDMSTDGKWCYILFWVVERGKKATRWGLLKKRLLGACPVASSLLGMDSYYYGQLETEHQSQVFLLKFSCYDRLGLLHDVTQVLCELELTIRRVKVSTTPDGKVMDLFFITDTRELLHTKSRRDETCAQLKAVLGDFMTSCDIEVASSEVAACLLASSSLPYSVMEEMFNLELPDEPSTGSFPTSNNPSVIMDNTLSPAHTLIQLYCHDHKSLLYDIMRALKDYNIQISYGRFYASHNENCEIDLFVTQIDGKKIVDPNKQKALCDRLTMELSRPLRVMVVNRGPDTELLVANPVELSGKGRPLVFYDITLALKMLGTCIFLAEIGRHVAADREWEVYRIHLGDDLELTASRNKIVEGVTKMLMGWD; from the exons atgggcctACCGAGCGACGAGGTGGTGGTCATCCGGCAGCCGGAGCGGCCCGGAGAGCCAAGCGTTATCACCATCAGTTGCCCGGACAAGACCGGCCTCGGCTGCGACCTCTGCCGCGTGATCCTACTCTTCGGCTTGAACGTTGTCAGGGGGG ACATGAGCACAGATGGGAAGTGGTGCTACATACTGTTCTGGGTGGTGGAGAGGGGAAAGAAGGCGACGAGGTGGGGGCTGCTGAAGAAAAGGCTGTTGGGGGCCTGCCCAGTGGCGTCGTCGCTGTTGGGGATGGATAGCTACTACTATGGGCAGCTGGAAACAGAGCATCAGTCTCAAGTTTTTCTTCTCAAGTTCTCGTGCTACGATCGATTGGGCCTCTTGCATG ATGTGACGCAGGTACTGTGTGAGCTGGAGCTCACAATCAGGAGGGTTAAGGTATCCACCACTCCAGACGGGAAAGTTATGGATCTCTTCTTTATCACTGACACGAG AGAACTTCTTCATACAAAGAGCAGAAGGGATGAGACGTGTGCTCAATTGAAAGCTGTTTTAGGGGATTTTATGACTAGTTGCGACATTGAAGTGGCTAGTTCAGAGGTTGCTGCATGTTTGCTGGCTTCATCTtctctaccctattcagtcatGGAGGAGATGTTCAACCTAGAGCTTCCAGATGAACCATCCACAGGATCTTTTCCAACATCTAACAATCCTTCAGTCATAATGGATAACACTCTCAGCCCTGCTCATACACTTATTCAACTTTATTGTCATGACCACAAGAGCCTCCTTTATGACATCATGCGAGCTCTGAAGGATTACAACATCCAG ATTTCCTATGGGCGATTCTATGCATCTCATAATGAAAACTGCGAAATAGATTTGTTTGTGACGCAAATAGATGGAAAGAAAATTGTTGACCCAAATAAGCAGAAGGCATTGTGTGATCGCCTGACAATGGAGTTGTCTCGTCCACTCCGTGTGATGGTGGTGAACCGTGGACCTGACACAGAGCTTTTGGTTGCAAATCCAGTTGAATTATCTGGCAAGGGTCGCCCTCTTGTTTTCTATGATATCACCCTTGCCCTCAAAATGCTCGGCACATGCATCTTTTTG GCTGAGATTGGGAGGCATGTTGCTGCTGATAGGGAATGGGAGGTTTACAGAATCCACCTTGGTGATGATCTTGAGCTTACAGCATCAAGGAACAAGATTGTGGAGGGAGTCACAAAGATGTTAATGGGTTGGGACTGA